In Halosegnis marinus, one genomic interval encodes:
- a CDS encoding GIDE domain-containing protein, with protein sequence MVSVVPLLAGVLFLAVGGYGVYRGRRMRAETALMEATETTDALAVTPGPVELVGRAEPTDDGPLPAPFTDEDALAAWWEIEEWEESGKHSSWRTEGTGTYATEFVLDDGTDRVVVRPDGANLEFDPDTAWVREIGVDDPLPEPVERFLAMDSTPGGPREAFIKALDWGQQVGDRKYRQKLIRPGDEVYVLGTATRVGAEEFGGNDFEVVAAADDGHRDAERFIVSNRSEAELVDARSNGTLYLAGGALLALVGAALLVAGLAPGLLAAL encoded by the coding sequence ATGGTGAGTGTCGTCCCGCTCCTCGCCGGCGTACTGTTCCTCGCGGTCGGCGGCTACGGCGTCTATCGCGGCCGACGGATGCGCGCCGAGACCGCGCTGATGGAGGCGACGGAGACGACCGACGCGCTGGCCGTGACGCCCGGCCCCGTGGAACTCGTCGGTCGCGCGGAACCGACGGACGACGGCCCGCTCCCGGCCCCGTTCACCGACGAGGACGCGCTCGCCGCGTGGTGGGAGATAGAGGAGTGGGAGGAGTCGGGCAAACACTCCTCGTGGCGCACGGAGGGGACGGGTACCTACGCGACGGAGTTCGTGCTGGACGACGGCACCGACCGCGTCGTCGTCCGGCCCGACGGCGCGAACCTGGAGTTCGACCCCGACACCGCGTGGGTCCGGGAGATAGGCGTGGACGACCCGCTCCCCGAGCCGGTCGAGCGGTTCCTCGCGATGGACTCGACGCCGGGCGGGCCGCGCGAGGCGTTCATCAAGGCGCTCGACTGGGGCCAGCAGGTCGGCGACCGGAAGTACCGCCAGAAGCTGATTCGGCCGGGCGACGAGGTGTACGTGCTGGGCACGGCGACGCGGGTCGGCGCCGAGGAGTTCGGCGGCAACGACTTCGAGGTGGTCGCCGCCGCGGACGACGGCCACCGCGACGCCGAACGGTTCATCGTCTCGAACCGCTCGGAGGCCGAACTCGTGGACGCGCGCTCGAACGGGACGCTGTACCTCGCCGGCGGCGCACTCCTCGCGCTCGTCGGCGCGGCGCTGCTCGTCGCCGGCCTCGCTCCGGGCCTGCTCGCCGCGCTCTGA
- a CDS encoding isopentenyl phosphate kinase, which translates to MSSPTVLKLGGSVVTDKDAPETVDDERLAALADAVAGHDGPLVVVHGGGSFGHHHASAHGVSRTEGSGDPAAARGIAGAMEDLNRAVVGALADAGAPAVPVHPFSLAARDADGDLSLPAGSVATMLDEGFVPVLHGDVVAHAGEGVTILSGDELVVALAASLGAERVGLCSAVPGVLDADGAVVPRIGAFDEVADALGGSDSTDVTGGMAAKVRELLALDAPAYVFDADAVAEFLAGGEPGTRID; encoded by the coding sequence GTGAGTAGCCCCACGGTCCTCAAACTCGGCGGGAGCGTCGTCACGGACAAGGACGCGCCCGAGACGGTGGACGACGAACGATTGGCGGCGCTCGCCGACGCGGTCGCCGGTCACGACGGGCCGCTGGTCGTCGTCCACGGCGGCGGCTCCTTCGGCCACCACCACGCCAGCGCGCACGGCGTCTCGCGCACCGAGGGGTCGGGAGACCCCGCCGCGGCCCGCGGCATCGCCGGCGCGATGGAGGACCTCAACCGCGCCGTCGTCGGGGCGCTCGCCGACGCCGGCGCGCCCGCGGTTCCGGTCCACCCGTTCTCGCTCGCCGCTCGCGACGCGGACGGCGACCTCTCGCTCCCGGCGGGGAGCGTCGCGACGATGCTCGACGAGGGGTTCGTTCCCGTCCTCCACGGCGACGTCGTCGCCCACGCCGGCGAGGGCGTGACGATACTCTCGGGCGACGAACTCGTCGTCGCGCTCGCGGCGTCGCTCGGGGCGGAGCGGGTCGGTCTCTGCTCGGCGGTGCCGGGCGTGCTCGACGCCGACGGCGCGGTCGTCCCGCGCATCGGCGCGTTCGACGAGGTGGCCGACGCGCTCGGCGGGAGCGACTCGACGGACGTGACCGGCGGCATGGCCGCGAAGGTGCGGGAACTGCTCGCGCTCGACGCGCCGGCCTACGTGTTCGACGCCGACGCCGTCGCCGAGTTCCTCGCCGGCGGGGAGCCGGGAACCCGCATCGACTGA
- the mvk gene encoding mevalonate kinase, producing MTTSSAPGKVYLFGEHAVVYGEPAVPCAVSRRARVTVERRDDDRIRVDAADLSLDGFTVTYGDDPGDADVDVPGDLVAAATGYVDGAVAQARDAAGVEGVGFDVTIESDIPLGAGLGSSAAVVVAGIDAATRELGVDLSAEELADRAYRVEHEVQEGQASRADTFCSAMGGAVRVEGDDCDRIGDAPELPFVVGYDGGAGNTGELVAGVRDLKETYGFADDTVAAIGDLVRQGERALRDGDVGELGDLMDFNHGLLAALGVSSRSLEAMVWAARDAGAAGAKLTGAGGGGCIVALDDTDATERALEYTPGCESAFRAELDTEGVRRE from the coding sequence ATGACCACTTCGAGCGCCCCCGGCAAGGTGTACCTGTTCGGGGAGCACGCCGTCGTCTACGGCGAGCCGGCGGTGCCGTGTGCCGTCTCGCGGCGCGCGCGCGTCACCGTCGAGCGCCGCGACGACGACCGCATCCGCGTGGACGCCGCGGACCTCTCGCTCGACGGCTTCACCGTCACCTACGGCGACGACCCCGGCGACGCGGACGTGGACGTGCCGGGCGACCTCGTGGCCGCGGCGACGGGCTACGTGGACGGCGCGGTGGCGCAGGCGCGCGACGCGGCCGGCGTGGAGGGCGTCGGCTTCGACGTGACCATCGAGTCGGACATCCCCCTCGGCGCGGGACTCGGCTCCTCGGCCGCCGTCGTCGTCGCCGGTATCGACGCCGCGACACGGGAACTCGGCGTCGACCTCTCCGCGGAGGAGCTGGCCGACCGCGCCTACCGCGTCGAACACGAGGTGCAGGAGGGGCAGGCCTCGCGGGCCGACACCTTCTGCTCGGCGATGGGCGGCGCGGTCCGGGTCGAGGGCGACGACTGTGACCGCATCGGGGACGCGCCGGAACTCCCCTTCGTCGTCGGCTACGACGGCGGCGCGGGCAACACGGGCGAACTCGTCGCGGGCGTCCGCGACCTGAAGGAGACGTACGGCTTCGCCGACGACACCGTGGCCGCCATCGGCGACCTCGTGCGACAGGGCGAGCGCGCCCTCCGTGACGGCGACGTGGGCGAACTCGGCGACCTGATGGACTTCAACCACGGCCTGCTCGCGGCGCTCGGCGTCTCGTCGCGCTCGCTGGAGGCGATGGTGTGGGCCGCGCGCGACGCCGGCGCGGCGGGGGCGAAGCTCACGGGCGCCGGCGGCGGCGGCTGTATCGTCGCGCTCGACGACACCGACGCGACGGAACGCGCGCTCGAATACACGCCCGGCTGCGAGTCGGCGTTCCGCGCCGAACTCGACACCGAGGGGGTCCGGCGTGAGTAG
- a CDS encoding response regulator, giving the protein MTEALRVLHVEDDPDFAELSATYLGRGDDGFEVVTETDPEAALARLGRERVDCVVSDYEMPGTDGLALLREVRERHGDLPFVLFTGKGSEEIASEAISAGVTDYLQKETGTEQFTVLANRVRNAVSKRRAESTLRTRVDQQHALATLGELALTNPPAPELYDRAVGLVAEALDAPFVSLLELDDGGERLVPRANVGWSAVEQPAADDDDGVPATEETMAGYIRSRGEAVFLRDLSDEGRFAGHETLRDVGIVSGAGVPVGRGTKPWGVLLVHTRELRSFSPEDATFLRNIANVLATALDIGEPTDVSARSAPRGLDEVFELSPVGTFVLDADGRVAWANRAVADYFGLERDALVGREQADVVRGSLAPAIEDGEGMAARLLGEEGIEKFECHVLAGEGREERWLQYWSQPVTDGEYAGGRIEHYYDITDRRTLEAELERDLDALGELYEVSASGLPFREKVERLLEYGRNHLGVQVGALNHIHDGRQDTLVAAGDTGGLPRSIPLSDAYCRRTIESTDLVEIENAPAEGYGDDPAYGTTGWACYIGGKVIVDGSPYGTVCFGDSEAKEPTFSDFDRTFVRLLSRWVGYELDRERSQRERARENERLDRFASVVSHDLRNPLSVATGYLDVAREDGSEDAFDRVDAALDRMDEIIDDALATARLGGRVTDPATLSLADLAAEAWATTDAPDATLDVRDDATLSGGEARVKRLLENLFRNSIDHGSADVTVAVGALDDGGFYVADDGPGIPEDERDEVFAGGYTTSEDGTGFGLAIVKAAAEAHGWEVSVTGSESGGARFEFRPGTIGMD; this is encoded by the coding sequence ATGACCGAGGCCCTCCGCGTCCTCCACGTCGAAGACGACCCCGACTTCGCCGAGCTCTCGGCGACGTATCTGGGCCGGGGTGACGACGGCTTCGAGGTCGTCACCGAGACGGACCCCGAGGCGGCCCTCGCGCGACTCGGCCGAGAGCGGGTCGACTGTGTCGTCTCGGACTACGAGATGCCCGGCACGGACGGGCTGGCGCTGCTGCGCGAGGTGCGGGAGCGACACGGCGACCTCCCCTTCGTGCTGTTCACGGGCAAGGGGTCGGAGGAGATAGCCAGCGAGGCCATTTCGGCGGGCGTCACCGACTACCTCCAGAAGGAGACGGGGACGGAGCAGTTCACCGTCCTCGCGAACCGCGTGCGCAACGCGGTGTCGAAGCGCCGGGCCGAATCGACGCTGCGGACCCGGGTCGACCAGCAACACGCGCTCGCGACGCTCGGCGAACTGGCGCTGACGAACCCCCCGGCCCCGGAGCTGTACGACCGCGCGGTCGGGTTGGTCGCGGAGGCGCTCGACGCGCCGTTCGTCAGCCTGCTCGAACTCGACGACGGGGGCGAGCGGCTGGTGCCGCGCGCGAACGTCGGCTGGTCGGCCGTCGAACAGCCCGCGGCCGACGACGACGACGGCGTCCCGGCGACGGAGGAGACGATGGCGGGCTACATCCGGTCGCGCGGCGAGGCGGTGTTCCTGCGCGACCTCTCCGACGAGGGGCGCTTCGCCGGCCACGAGACGCTCCGGGACGTGGGCATCGTCAGCGGCGCGGGGGTGCCGGTCGGCCGCGGCACGAAGCCGTGGGGCGTCCTGCTGGTCCACACGCGCGAGTTGCGCTCGTTCTCGCCGGAGGACGCGACGTTCCTCCGCAACATCGCGAACGTGCTGGCGACCGCGCTCGACATCGGGGAGCCGACCGACGTGTCGGCCCGTTCGGCCCCCCGGGGGCTCGACGAGGTATTCGAACTGTCCCCGGTCGGGACGTTCGTCCTCGACGCCGACGGCCGTGTCGCCTGGGCGAACCGCGCCGTGGCCGACTACTTCGGGCTGGAGCGCGACGCGCTCGTCGGCCGCGAGCAAGCCGACGTCGTGCGGGGGTCGCTCGCGCCCGCTATCGAGGACGGCGAGGGGATGGCCGCGCGACTGCTCGGCGAGGAGGGCATCGAGAAGTTCGAGTGTCACGTGCTCGCCGGCGAGGGTCGCGAGGAACGGTGGCTCCAGTACTGGAGCCAGCCGGTGACCGACGGGGAGTACGCCGGCGGGCGCATCGAGCACTACTACGACATCACCGACCGGCGGACGCTGGAGGCGGAACTCGAACGCGACCTCGACGCGCTGGGCGAACTGTACGAGGTGTCCGCGAGCGGGCTGCCGTTCCGCGAGAAGGTCGAGCGGCTGCTGGAGTACGGCCGGAACCACCTCGGCGTCCAGGTGGGGGCGCTGAACCACATCCACGACGGGCGACAGGACACGCTCGTCGCGGCGGGCGACACGGGGGGGCTGCCCCGGTCGATACCGCTCTCGGATGCCTACTGCCGGCGCACCATCGAGAGCACCGACCTCGTGGAGATAGAGAACGCCCCCGCGGAGGGGTACGGCGACGACCCGGCCTACGGGACGACGGGCTGGGCCTGCTACATCGGCGGGAAGGTCATCGTGGACGGGTCGCCGTACGGGACGGTCTGTTTCGGCGATAGCGAGGCGAAGGAGCCGACGTTCTCCGACTTCGACCGCACCTTCGTCCGCCTCCTCTCCCGGTGGGTCGGCTACGAACTCGACCGGGAACGGAGCCAGCGGGAGCGCGCCCGCGAGAACGAGCGGCTCGACCGCTTCGCCAGCGTCGTGAGCCACGACCTCCGGAACCCCCTCTCCGTGGCGACCGGCTACCTCGACGTTGCCCGCGAGGACGGGAGCGAGGACGCGTTCGACCGGGTGGACGCCGCGCTCGACCGGATGGACGAGATAATCGACGACGCGCTCGCCACCGCCCGGCTCGGGGGTCGGGTCACCGACCCCGCGACCCTCTCGCTCGCCGACCTCGCCGCGGAGGCGTGGGCGACGACCGACGCCCCGGACGCCACCCTCGACGTGCGAGACGACGCGACGCTCTCGGGCGGCGAGGCCCGCGTGAAGCGCCTGCTGGAGAACCTCTTCCGCAACAGCATCGACCACGGGAGCGCGGACGTGACGGTCGCGGTCGGCGCGCTCGACGACGGGGGCTTCTACGTCGCCGACGACGGGCCCGGTATCCCCGAGGACGAGCGCGACGAGGTGTTCGCCGGCGGCTACACGACGAGCGAGGACGGAACCGGGTTCGGCCTCGCCATCGTGAAGGCCGCCGCCGAGGCCCACGGCTGGGAGGTGTCGGTGACGGGGAGCGAGTCGGGGGGCGCACGCTTCGAGTTCCGGCCCGGCACCATCGGGATGGACTAG
- a CDS encoding DUF456 family protein — MIPGIDLLVAAALLLAAVGVVGSVVPGVPGALGSLAGLGFYWYATGYADPGTLVFAVLLLTCLVALAADVLAGPLAARLGGAEARTSVLAGVVGFALLFVAGPLGVVAGIAGTVFAVEYRRHGDPDRALRAAVATTVGALGSIVVQLLATLAVLGSLLVLVLL, encoded by the coding sequence GTGATTCCCGGCATCGACCTCCTCGTCGCCGCCGCCCTCCTGCTGGCCGCCGTCGGCGTCGTCGGCAGCGTCGTCCCCGGCGTGCCGGGCGCGCTCGGGTCGCTCGCGGGACTCGGGTTCTACTGGTACGCGACCGGCTACGCCGACCCGGGCACGCTCGTGTTCGCCGTGTTGCTCCTCACCTGTCTGGTCGCGCTCGCCGCGGACGTGCTCGCCGGGCCGCTCGCGGCGAGGCTCGGCGGCGCGGAGGCCCGCACCAGCGTGCTCGCCGGGGTCGTCGGCTTCGCCCTGTTGTTCGTCGCCGGGCCGCTCGGCGTCGTCGCGGGCATCGCCGGAACGGTGTTCGCCGTCGAGTACCGCCGTCACGGCGACCCCGACCGGGCGTTGCGCGCGGCCGTCGCGACGACGGTCGGCGCGCTCGGCTCCATCGTCGTCCAGCTGCTCGCGACGCTCGCCGTCCTCGGGAGCCTGCTCGTCCTCGTGCTCCTCTAG
- the tmcA gene encoding tRNA(Met) cytidine acetyltransferase TmcA — MNEAVAALVAEARATNERRALVVHGARERCYAAARRALEAAGIEGTETTCVTTGDIGPAEHLPPRASGDLLGRTREAVVVDSHDETRPNALGRAVGAVDGGGLLVVLAPPLDAWPDRRDDFDDRLAVPPFDRDGVTGRFRRRLVRTLREHRGVAIYDADAETWEDDGLTDPAPRLAAGAPALPDPEDRAFPRAAYEACLTGDQLDAVCALERLRDPGAAVVVEADRGRGKSAAAGLAAGALAAEGRDVLVTAPRYRNAAEVFDRAAALLRDLDALDSRPDDTHPVRATEGGRVRYATPPAAVTEAADAVVVDEAAAVPVRVLERLADGGTPVAFATTVHGYEGAGRGFDVRFRDRLAEGDRTVTEASLAEPIRYAAGDPVEVWAFRALLLDASPPVPELVADATPDTVRYEAFGPDALVADPHLLRGAFGLLVAAHYRTEPDDLARLLDAPNITVRALTHDGRVVAVALLAWEGGLPESVREAMYDGETVRGNMLPDVLTAQLRDREAGAPRGLRVVRIAVHDAVRSRGLGSALLDAVAAEFGPDGEPAPWRDGETPDPLTARHEATGEPFDYLGVGFGATPRLLRFWRRAGYRTVHLSTTRNDASGEHSALMVRPFTDAGEALLARNGAWFRRQIPALLSDALRDCDPGVVVGALRATEGEFALDLDDREWRAVAAAAYGSGYFGSAPRPFRRLVARGVADGVVDGGTAQLLVARALQARPFAALADEFGYVSERACVKGFVAALDPLVEAYGGEAAREEAARYR, encoded by the coding sequence ATGAACGAGGCCGTCGCCGCTCTCGTCGCCGAGGCCCGCGCGACGAACGAGCGCCGGGCGCTCGTCGTCCACGGGGCGCGCGAGCGGTGCTACGCGGCCGCCCGGCGCGCCCTCGAAGCCGCCGGTATCGAGGGAACGGAGACCACCTGCGTCACGACGGGCGACATCGGCCCCGCCGAACACCTCCCGCCGCGGGCCTCGGGCGACCTGCTCGGGCGCACCCGCGAGGCCGTCGTCGTGGACTCCCACGACGAGACGCGGCCCAACGCCCTCGGACGGGCCGTGGGCGCGGTGGACGGCGGCGGCCTCCTCGTCGTCCTCGCGCCGCCGCTGGACGCGTGGCCCGACCGCCGCGACGACTTCGACGACCGGCTCGCCGTCCCGCCGTTCGACCGCGACGGCGTGACCGGGCGGTTCCGCCGGCGCCTCGTCCGTACGCTGCGCGAGCACCGCGGCGTGGCGATATACGACGCGGACGCCGAGACCTGGGAGGACGACGGGCTCACGGACCCCGCGCCGCGGCTCGCGGCCGGGGCGCCCGCGCTCCCCGACCCCGAGGACCGGGCCTTCCCCCGTGCCGCCTACGAAGCCTGCCTGACCGGCGACCAGCTCGACGCGGTGTGCGCGCTCGAACGGCTCCGCGACCCCGGGGCCGCCGTCGTCGTGGAGGCCGACCGGGGGCGCGGGAAGTCCGCCGCCGCCGGCCTCGCGGCGGGCGCGCTCGCCGCCGAGGGCCGCGACGTGCTCGTGACGGCGCCGCGCTACCGCAACGCCGCCGAGGTGTTCGACCGGGCCGCCGCCCTGCTCCGTGACCTCGACGCCCTCGACTCGCGGCCCGACGACACCCATCCCGTGCGCGCGACCGAGGGGGGGCGCGTCCGCTACGCGACCCCGCCCGCTGCGGTCACGGAGGCGGCGGACGCCGTCGTCGTGGACGAGGCCGCCGCGGTCCCCGTTCGCGTCCTGGAACGCCTCGCCGACGGCGGGACGCCGGTCGCGTTCGCCACGACCGTCCACGGCTACGAGGGCGCCGGCCGGGGCTTCGACGTGCGCTTCCGCGACCGCCTCGCCGAGGGCGACCGAACCGTCACGGAGGCCTCGCTCGCCGAGCCCATCCGGTACGCCGCGGGCGACCCCGTCGAGGTGTGGGCGTTCCGCGCCCTGCTGTTGGACGCCTCGCCGCCCGTGCCCGAACTCGTCGCCGACGCGACGCCCGACACGGTCCGGTACGAGGCGTTCGGCCCCGACGCCCTCGTCGCCGACCCGCACCTCCTCCGGGGAGCGTTCGGCCTGCTCGTCGCCGCGCACTACCGCACGGAGCCGGACGACCTCGCGCGCCTGCTCGACGCGCCGAACATCACCGTCCGCGCGCTCACCCACGACGGGCGCGTCGTCGCCGTCGCCCTGCTCGCGTGGGAGGGCGGCCTGCCCGAGTCCGTCCGCGAGGCGATGTACGACGGCGAAACCGTCCGCGGCAACATGCTCCCGGACGTGCTGACGGCCCAACTGCGCGACCGCGAGGCCGGCGCTCCCCGGGGGCTCCGGGTGGTCCGCATCGCCGTCCACGACGCCGTCCGGTCGCGCGGGCTCGGCTCCGCCCTGCTCGACGCCGTCGCCGCGGAGTTCGGGCCCGACGGGGAGCCCGCCCCGTGGCGGGACGGAGAGACCCCGGACCCGCTGACCGCGCGCCACGAGGCCACGGGCGAGCCGTTCGACTACCTCGGCGTCGGCTTCGGCGCGACCCCGCGCCTGCTCCGGTTCTGGCGGCGCGCGGGCTACCGGACGGTCCACCTCTCCACGACGCGCAACGACGCCTCCGGCGAGCACTCGGCGCTCATGGTCCGCCCGTTCACCGACGCCGGGGAGGCGCTGCTGGCGCGCAACGGCGCGTGGTTCCGCCGGCAGATACCGGCGCTGCTCTCGGACGCGCTGCGCGACTGCGACCCCGGCGTGGTCGTCGGGGCGCTCCGCGCGACGGAGGGCGAGTTCGCGCTCGACCTCGACGACCGGGAGTGGCGCGCCGTCGCGGCGGCCGCCTACGGGAGCGGCTACTTCGGCTCGGCGCCGCGCCCCTTCCGCCGGCTCGTCGCGCGCGGCGTCGCCGACGGCGTGGTCGACGGGGGGACGGCCCAGCTACTCGTCGCCCGCGCGCTGCAGGCCCGGCCGTTCGCCGCGCTCGCCGACGAGTTCGGCTACGTCTCCGAGCGCGCCTGCGTGAAGGGGTTCGTCGCGGCGCTCGACCCGCTCGTCGAGGCCTACGGGGGTGAGGCGGCCCGCGAGGAGGCGGCCCGCTACCGGTGA
- a CDS encoding NADP-dependent oxidoreductase, translated as METRQWVLDSRPVGEPSAENFRLETAELDDPGPREVVVRTLYQSVDPYMRGRMRDAESYAEPWDVGDPMRAAVVGEVVESRHPRFERGDVVQGEGLYWAEHAVADGDDLRRVDPSLAPVSTALGILGMPGVTGYYGLLDVGEPRPGDTVVVSAAAGAVGSVVGQLARLNGCRVVGIAGADEKLEWLTDDLGFDAAINYKTEDVHARLREETDGIDVYYDNVGGDVTDAVWDLLALRCRVVVCGQIAQYNATEVPTGPRKLAKLIETRGRVEGVLVRDYDAEQWREAITRLAGWIGEDEVRYRENVVEGFENAPDAFLGLFEGVNLGKQVVKVADAEYADL; from the coding sequence ATGGAGACACGACAGTGGGTCCTCGACTCGCGACCCGTCGGCGAACCGAGCGCGGAGAACTTCCGGCTGGAGACGGCCGAGCTGGACGACCCCGGCCCTCGCGAGGTCGTGGTGCGGACGCTGTACCAGTCCGTGGACCCGTACATGCGCGGGCGGATGCGCGACGCGGAGAGCTACGCCGAGCCGTGGGACGTGGGCGACCCGATGCGCGCGGCCGTCGTCGGCGAGGTCGTCGAGTCGCGCCACCCGCGCTTCGAGCGGGGCGACGTGGTGCAGGGCGAGGGGCTCTACTGGGCGGAACACGCCGTGGCCGACGGCGACGACCTCCGGCGGGTAGACCCGTCGCTCGCGCCCGTCTCGACGGCGCTCGGAATCCTCGGGATGCCGGGCGTCACGGGCTACTACGGCCTGCTCGACGTGGGCGAGCCGCGGCCCGGCGACACCGTCGTCGTGAGCGCCGCCGCGGGCGCGGTCGGCAGCGTCGTCGGCCAGCTCGCCCGGCTCAACGGCTGTCGCGTGGTCGGCATCGCCGGCGCGGACGAGAAGCTGGAGTGGCTCACCGACGACCTGGGATTCGACGCGGCGATCAACTACAAGACGGAGGACGTACACGCCAGGCTCCGCGAGGAGACCGACGGCATCGACGTGTACTACGACAACGTCGGCGGCGACGTGACCGACGCCGTCTGGGACCTCCTCGCCCTCCGGTGTCGCGTCGTCGTCTGCGGGCAGATAGCCCAGTACAACGCGACCGAGGTGCCGACCGGCCCGCGGAAGCTGGCGAAGCTCATCGAGACCCGGGGCCGCGTCGAGGGCGTCCTCGTGCGCGACTACGACGCCGAGCAGTGGCGCGAGGCCATCACGCGGCTCGCGGGCTGGATCGGCGAGGACGAGGTCCGCTACCGCGAGAACGTCGTCGAGGGGTTCGAGAACGCCCCCGACGCCTTCCTCGGGCTGTTCGAGGGCGTCAACCTCGGCAAGCAGGTGGTGAAGGTGGCCGACGCCGAGTACGCCGACCTGTAA
- the rpl7ae gene encoding 50S ribosomal protein L7Ae: MPVYVDYDVPADLEDDALAALEVARDTGTVKKGTNETTKAVERGNALLVFVAEDVSPEEVVMHLPELAGEKEVPYVFVETQDDIGHAAGLSVGSAAAAITDAGEAVTDVEDIASKIEELQ; the protein is encoded by the coding sequence ATGCCCGTATACGTAGACTACGATGTGCCCGCAGACCTCGAAGACGACGCGCTCGCCGCGCTCGAGGTCGCCCGGGACACCGGCACGGTGAAGAAGGGAACGAACGAGACGACCAAAGCCGTCGAGCGAGGCAACGCCCTGCTCGTCTTCGTCGCCGAGGACGTGTCGCCCGAGGAGGTCGTGATGCACCTCCCCGAGCTGGCCGGCGAGAAGGAGGTCCCGTACGTCTTCGTCGAGACGCAGGACGACATCGGCCACGCGGCCGGCCTCTCGGTCGGCTCCGCCGCCGCGGCCATCACGGACGCCGGCGAGGCCGTCACGGACGTCGAGGACATCGCCTCGAAGATCGAGGAGCTCCAGTAG
- a CDS encoding 30S ribosomal protein S28e: MSAEEEANDATPAEVIEVVGKTGMHGEAMQVKCRIQEGENQGRIITRNCLGPVRVGDVIQLRETAREADSIGGQ, translated from the coding sequence ATGTCGGCAGAAGAGGAAGCGAACGACGCCACGCCCGCCGAGGTCATCGAGGTCGTCGGCAAGACCGGGATGCACGGCGAGGCGATGCAGGTGAAGTGCCGCATCCAGGAGGGCGAGAACCAGGGCCGCATCATCACGCGGAACTGTCTCGGCCCCGTCCGGGTCGGCGACGTCATCCAGCTGCGCGAAACCGCCCGCGAGGCGGACTCCATCGGTGGTCAGTGA
- a CDS encoding 50S ribosomal protein L24e: protein MPRTRECDFCGADIEPGTGTMLVLNDGTTHHFCSAKCEKNSELGREARDLEWTEAGGNRGGPAAEVEADEEPEEEPAEATDDEDDESEETDAEEATEPEEDDAEEAEADEGEESEDDEADAENESEDDTEDDEE from the coding sequence ATGCCCCGAACACGCGAATGTGACTTCTGTGGCGCGGACATCGAGCCCGGGACGGGCACGATGCTCGTGCTGAACGACGGCACCACACACCACTTCTGCTCCGCGAAGTGCGAGAAGAACTCCGAGCTGGGCCGCGAGGCCCGCGACCTCGAGTGGACCGAGGCCGGCGGCAACCGCGGCGGCCCGGCCGCCGAGGTCGAGGCGGACGAGGAGCCCGAGGAGGAGCCGGCCGAAGCGACGGACGACGAGGACGACGAGTCCGAGGAGACCGACGCCGAGGAAGCCACGGAGCCCGAGGAGGACGACGCCGAGGAGGCCGAGGCCGACGAGGGTGAGGAGTCCGAGGACGACGAGGCCGACGCGGAGAACGAGTCCGAGGACGACACGGAGGACGACGAGGAATGA
- the ndk gene encoding nucleoside-diphosphate kinase gives MSHHDERTFVMVKPDGVQRGLIGEIVSRFEDRGLKLVAGKFMRIDEELAHEHYGEHEGKPFFDGLVEFITSGPVFAMVWEGADATRQVRRMMGETDPAESAPGTIRGDFGLDLGHNVIHGSDHEDEGANEREIELFFDEDELVDYDLDASAWTYEDEDH, from the coding sequence ATGAGCCACCACGACGAGCGGACGTTCGTGATGGTGAAGCCCGACGGCGTCCAGCGCGGCCTCATCGGCGAGATCGTCTCCCGGTTCGAGGACCGCGGCCTGAAGCTCGTCGCCGGGAAGTTCATGCGCATCGACGAGGAGCTGGCGCACGAACACTACGGCGAGCACGAGGGGAAGCCGTTCTTCGACGGCCTCGTCGAGTTCATCACCTCCGGGCCCGTCTTCGCGATGGTCTGGGAGGGCGCCGACGCGACCCGGCAGGTCCGCCGTATGATGGGCGAGACCGACCCCGCCGAGTCCGCACCCGGCACGATCCGGGGCGACTTCGGCCTCGACCTCGGCCACAACGTCATCCACGGCTCGGACCACGAGGACGAGGGCGCGAACGAGCGCGAGATCGAGCTGTTCTTCGACGAGGACGAGCTCGTGGACTACGACCTCGACGCGTCCGCGTGGACGTACGAGGACGAGGACCACTAG